The nucleotide sequence ATCCGTTGGCTTTCACCACCCGATAAGGTATTCGACTTTCGGTTCATGGTCAGATAGCTTAATCCTACCTTATCGAGAAAACCGAGCCTGGTATTGATTTCCTTTAAAAGGCGGGAAGCGATTTTCGAATCGTATTTATCCAAAACCAAATCATCAAAAAACGGAATCAACTTTTTAATGGGAAGTTCGACCAAGTCGGAAATGTTCTTACCGGCAATTTTTACATAGTCCGTTTCCTTGCGCAGGCGTTTTCCGTGGCAAACGTTGCATTTGGTTTTTCCCCGGTAGCGCGAAAGCATCACCCGGTTTTGAATTTTATAGCTTTTTTCCTCTAGTTGACCAAAAAACTTATGTAGGCCGATAAAATGTTCGTTTCCGTCCCAGACCAGTTGTTTTTGTTCTTCGGAAAGTTCGAACCAAGGTTTGTGTATCGGGAAATCGAATTTGTAGGAAGAGTTTACCAGTTGGTCCCTGTACCACCCCATACTTTCGCCTCGCCATGGGAAAATGGCATTTTCATAAACAGAAAGGGCTGTATTGGGCACCACTAGGTCTTCATCAATACCGATAACATCGCCATAGCCTTCGCATTTCGGACAGGCCCCATAAGGGTTGTTAAAACTGAACAGATGTACATTTGGTTCTAAAAACGTCATCCCATCAAGCTCAAACTTATTGCTGAAGGGAATGCGCTCTTTGCTGTTGAGTTCTTCAATGGCACATTCACCTTTTCCTTCAAAAAAAGCGGTATCGACGGCATTTGCCAAACGATTGTAGAAATCTTCGTCATCTTTGACAATAATCCGATCGACGACCAAATCGAAATTCCGTGAAATATCATCAGGTACGTTGTCTATACGAAGTACTTCGCCCTTATATTTGATACGCGCGTAGCCTTGCTTTGAGAGCAATTGTAGTGATTTGATGGTATCTCGGTTCGCATCTATTTGGATCGGGGCCAATAAAAGTAACTTGGTGCCTTCCTCGTATGTCTTTACCTGTTCGACCACATCGGTAACCGTATCTTTTTTGACCTCTCGCCCGGAAATAGGGGAGATGGTACGGCCGATACGGGCGTAGAGCAGTTTGAGGTAATCGTAAATTTCGGTGGTAGTACCTACGGTAGAACGTGGGTTGGTAGAATTCACCTTTTGTTCAATGGCGATGGCGGGCGCTATACCTTTTATATAATCAACCTTGGGTTTGTCTAGCTTGCCCAAGAATTGCCTTGCATAAGACGAAAGACTTTCTACATACCTTCTTTGGCCTTCGGCATAAAGCGTATCGAAAGCCAAACTCGATTTTCCGGAACCCGAAAGACCGGTAATGACCACCAATTTGTTTCGGGGGATGACAACGTCGATATTCTTTAAGTTGTGCAGTTTTGCTCCCTTAATGATTATGTTGTACTTGGGGTTTACGTCTACTATTTCTGCCATGTGCTTATCTAAGCTTACAAAGATACGATATGATGATTTCAATAGCTAAAATTGTACAGTTCACATTAAAAAATGTGTCGATAACGTCAGAAATTTTCTAAAGTCATTTAATTTTTTCTATATTTGACCCCAACAAAATGTTAAGACGCCTATAGCGAAAAATTACTTTTAGAAAGATTAAAACATTATCTACCAGACCTTTTCTATGAAAAGGACGTCAGGTTTTAACTATTAAAGTAATTGTTATGGATATATTGACAAAAGATTCCCTTCTTATTAAAAATTACATCTCGGGTGATGAAAAAGCTTTGGAGATTCTGATTGAAAAGCACAACCAGCGGCTCAGCAGTTTTATTTACTCCAAGGTAAACAACCGTGATATTACCGAAGACATTTTTCAAGACACCTTTATTAAGGTCATCAAAACACTTCGACGGGGCACCTATAATGAAGAAGGTAAATTTTTGCCATGGGTGATGCGTATCGCCCATAACCTTATTATAGACCACTTTAGAAAAAATAGCCGAATGCCTATGTTCGAGGGGTCCGATACTTTTGATATTTTCGCCCACATAGGGGACGAAAAGCTAAATATAGAACGACAGTTAATAAAAGACCAGATCGATTGTGACCTTGAAATTTTGGTAGATGAACTACCTGAAGACCAAAAGGAGGTTTTGGTCATGCGTATCTATAGGGATATGAGTTTTAAGGAAATCTCGGAAAATACCGGGGTAAGTATAAATACCGCACTGGGCCGTATGCGCTATGCCCTTATTAATTTGCGGAAGATTATTGAACAGAACAACATTGCTTTGACGAATTAATTAACCATAGGTCGAAGCAATTCATTATATTTATATCAGTTGCGTTATTATGCGGTAACAATACTGAATATATATGGGAAAAATTTACGCTACAGAATCGGACAAATGTAGATTGGTAAAAGCGAAGCCTGAAACCGTTGAGTTTCTATTGGCTTATTCCAAATCTCTAAGTATTACAGAAGCCAAAGGTTTACAGTTTGAGTCAAATATGAACTGACGAATAACCTTATATTATATAAAAGGCCCTTGCACGAATTGTGCAAGGGCCTTTTTTGTAGGAAATAAGTACCCATAAAGCCTGTGTTTATAATAAGTATTGTATGATATGTATATTCTCCTTTTAAAACAATACCAGGCCATACATCTTCAGGGTATTGATTTTGTGTGGCTAACGCACTTCGAACCATTTTATTTTGTTGAAAAAGGGAAAAGTAGGTTTTCACATCAAAAACAAGCGGTTTTACAACAATGTTTTTTTCTAGACCCCTCTATTATCTAGTTTTATATCATAATTAATAACAAGGCCATCCACCAAAGGATAAAATTACATTCTTAAAATAACTAAATAACGGTAGTCTTTCTTAGGAAAGTCTCAAATCTTAAACTAAAAAACCCTACACAATGAACCAACAAATCGAAGATTCAATACTAGTAAGAGATTATATCAGCGGAGACGAAAAAGCTCTTGAGATTTTGATCAACCGTCACAACCAAAGAATATCTAGTTTTATTTACTCTAAGGTTTTGGATCGCGATGTGACCGAAGATATTTTCCAGGACACATTTATTAAAGTGATCAAAACTTTAAAAAGAGGTTCATATAGTGAAGAGGGAAAGTTTTTACCTTGGGTAATGCGTATCGCCCATAACTTGATCATCGATCATTTTAGAAAGAACAAAAGGATGCCGATGTTCGAAGGAAATGATGATTTCAATATCTTTTCCGTAATCGGAGATGATAAGTTAAATGCGGAAAAGCAGCTTATTAAAGACCAAATTACTTCTGACCTTAAACATTTGATCGAAGAATTACCAGATGATCAAAAAGAAGTTTTGGTAATGCGTATCTACAAAGACATGAGCTTTAAGGAAATCTCTGAAAACACCGGAGTAAGCATTAACACGGCCTTGGGAAGAATGCGTTATGCCCTTATTAACCTTAGAAAAATCATTGACAAACATAATATTGTTTTAACGAATTAATAAGTAGCTGAGAATTCTCAACAATATTTCCAATCTAGTTGCGTTATCCATTGTATAACTATGCTACTATTATGGAAAAAATTTACTCTGAAAACCTTGAAAGAGGCAATGCTGTAAAAGCTACGAAGGAAACAATCAACTTTTTACTAAGTTTTTCTAAACAATTTCATATTGTTGAATACAATAATTTTCGTTTTGAAAACAGCTTAAACTAAAGATACAGACCCGTTTATCGGGTCTTTTTTGTTTTGTAGTAAGCATCGATTACGGTCTTTCTACCGATGGTCTTTGTTATAATATCTTTTTCTAGATCCCATCCCCGGGCCGGAGAGTATTCCCTTCCGTACCAAATTATCTGAAGATGCAAGTCGTTCCAAAGTTCTTTTGGAAACAGGCGCTTGGCATCTTTTTCGGTTTGAACCACATTTTTACCATTCGAAAACCCCCAACGGTACATAAGCCTATGAATATGGGTGTCTACGGGAAAAGCAGGTATACCGAAAGCCTGTGAGACCACCACACTGGCCGTTTTATGTCCCACGGCGGGCAACTCTTCCAAAAGCGCTATGTCTTTCGGTACCTCGCCCTCGTATTTATCGATAAGTATTTTTGACAAGCCGTAGATTCCCTTTGATTTCATAGGGGAGAGGCCCACAGGCTTTATGATTTCACGAATTTCCTCTACCGACATCTTAACCATATCATACGGATTATCGGCCCTTTCAAATAATAGGGGGGTAATCTTGTTCACCCGAACATCGGTACTTTGTGCCGATAACAATACGGCGATCAACAAAGTATAAGGGTCTTTGTGGTCTAAGGGCACCGGTATAGAGGGATAAATATCACGTAAAGTCGTAATGGTGAAATCAATCTTTTCCGCTTTTGTCATTTTTGTCTAATTTTAGCCTCGTATACAAAAAGAACGATAGCTATGAATACATTACAAGTAGGGGACAAAGTACCCGATTTTTCAGCGAAAGACCAAGACGGGAATACAATTAAATTATCTGACTACAGCGGTAAAAAGCTCATTGTGTTCTTTTATCCGAAAGCGAGCACCCCAGGGTGTACGGCAGAAGCTTGTAACCTAAGGGACAATTACCAAGAACTTCAGGAACAAGGGTACGAACTATTGGGTGTTAGTGCCGATTCAGAAAAAAGACAGGGCAATTTTAAAAAGAAATACGGTTTTCCGTTTCCCTTGTTGGCCGATGAAGACCGTACGGTAATCAATACTTTCGGGGTATGGGGCCCTAAGAAATTTATGGGACGCGAATACGACGGTATCCACAGAAAGACCTTTGTCATCGATGAAAATGCGATAGTGACCAAGGTAATCGATAAGGTAAAGACCAAGGACCACGCCGCCCAACTATTGGACTGATTTTACATCCATACATTTGCGATATAAATTAAAGAGGGGCTTAGGCCCCTCTTTCTATTTTACTTTATCTTCATCTTCCGATTTCAGCAGTTTTCTGGTAAACAGCTTTTCTTCTTTAATGATTTCGGGAATGCCTTTCGGTAACATGTCTTCCCAGCCTTCATCACCATTGATGATTTTCTTTAGCACGTCTCTCGAGAAAATATGCATGATTTCGGGGTCATAGTCTATAATGTCCATCACCTTACCGTTGTACTTGAAGAACTTGTAAAGCTCTTTCATTCTCGGGTGGACCTTAATGTTGTTACTGGTCATAATTTGACCGGTTTCAGCATTTTTCATAGGGTAGAGGTACACCTGAAGGTCTTTGAAGAACAACTTACCAAAGGCTTCCAAGATGCCTCCCGATAAATGTCGGTAATACTTTTCGTCAAAGATATCCACCAGATTGTTGACTCCCATGGTAAGACCTATTTTGGCCTTGGTATACCGATTGAAGTATTCTACCAGTTTATAGTATTCCTGAAATTTGGATATCATTACGTTGTGGCCGAGGGCACAGAGCAATTCGGCGCGATCCATAAAATCTTGTTCGTCTATTTCCCCCGAAGCCTTAAGGTTCGATAGGGTGATTTCAAAAATGACCATGGTGCTTTCTTGGTTGACCGCCGGATCTCGTATAAAAATGTCATACGATTTATGAAACATATCCATGTTCACTTTGGTAACCGGCCTAAAGCTTCCGCGCAGGGCCAAGATATTTTTTTTGTACAATGCGGCCGCCGGCAAGAAGTTGTTGCCATCAGGGCCGAACATCACCGCATCGGTCATGTCGTTTCGGATCAACTGCAAGCTCATCAATCGGTTGTCCACATCCTTAAAATTAGGACCTGAAAAGTTTACCATGTCGATTTCCACGGTATCCTTGTCAATGTGGTCATAGAGATACTTAAGCATCTTTTTTGGTTTGTGATACTTGTAAAAGGCACCGTAAATCAAATTAACGCCAAGAATTCCCAATGTTTCCTGTTGCAATCGGGCTTCGTTTTGTTTAAAACGAATGTGCAGTATGATTTCGTCCAACTCTTTTTGAGTGGGATCGAGTTGAAAACGGATGCCTACCCAGCCGTGACCCTTATATCTTTTCGAGAAATCAATGGTTGCCACTGTATTGGCATAGGAAAAGAAAAGTCGGTCTGGATGGGTCTCGCGGCTGATACGCTCTTCCATGAGCGTCATTTCATGCGAGAGCATCTTTTTTAAACGAGATTGTGTTACGTACCTACCATCGGTTTCAATACCGTAAATGGCATCGCTAAAATCTTTATCGTAGGCACTCATCGCCTTGGCAATAGTACCGGACGCTCCGCCCGAACGAAAGAAATGTCTCGCTGTTTCTTGGCCTGCGCCAATTTCAGCAAAAGTTCCGTAGATGTCAGGGTTTAGGTTGATCCGTAAAGTTTTGGCTTTGATGGAAGGAATATTTTCAAAGGTGCTGTCCCTTTTTAGAACTGAGGCCATTTAGTTGGATTTTGCTTTCAACAAAGTTAACAAGTTCAGCTAATCTATTAAATTATTTAGTTATAAATTTGAGCTTAGATGAGCGATGCGTTTAAAATTACATTTTTAGGTACGGGCACTTCTCAGGGAATACCCGTAATAGGCAGTAATCACCCGGTTTGCCACAGTACGGACCCTAAGGACAAGAGGCTACGTGTATCCCTCTTGATATCATGGAAAGACTACAATTATGTGATAGATTGCGGTCCTGATTTCAGGCAACAGATGTTGACCAGTCAGGTAAGCAAGCTCGATGGGGTCCTTTTCACCCATGAGCACTCCGATCATACTGCGGGACTAGATGATATTCGTCCCTATTTCTTTAGACAGGGCGATATACCTATATATTTGCATAAACGCGTTGCCGATTCCCTTAAACGGCGTTTCGATTATATTTTTGCGGATGAAAACCGATATCCCGGGGCACCGGCGGTGGCGGTCAACCTAATAGACAAAGACCATAGGTTTACTATCGGCGATGTTTCCGTTATGCCGATCGAGGCCAGTCATAACCGAATCAAGGTACTGGGCTTTCGAATCAAACATTTTACTTACCTGACCGATGTAAAGACCATAAGCGATGAAGAGGCCGAAAAAGTAAAGGGCACTAAGTTTTTGGTAGTCAACGCACTTCGTGAAGAACCCCACCATTCGCATTTTAACCTAGAGGAAGCCTTGGCCTTCATCGATAAGATTCAACCCGAAAAGGCCTACCTTACCCACATTAGCCATATGCTCGGCTTTCATGAGGAAGTTGAAAAAAAATTACCAAAAAATGTACATTTGGCTTACGATAACTTGACCTTAACCGTTTAAAGAGTAAATAATTCTTCATTTTATGAAAAGTAAAATATTTTTATACCTCTTCATTTTTGTGTCACTGATCTGTCTTTACCTTTTTGTCAGCAACGGCAATATGGTAAAGGCCAAAGATTCCCGAATTAACAAACTTGGGGGGCAGATCGAGCAATTGCGCGATTCGGTTCGGGATACGCAGCTGAAAGTTTTGGAAATGCAATATTTTTCCTTGGAAAACAACGATGATGCCTTGGCCTATTACGACCATTTGGAATTGGAGGACCCATCCCGTTATATTGCCGACAAGCTATTGGAAACCAATGAAAGCAAGGGTGACAATCCTTTGGTGCCGTATGAGGGTATGGATAGCGACTTTAAGATCAACAAGATCAAAGTCTTGAACCACAAATGGATATTGACCGATTTTTCGGACGGAAAATATTGGGGAGAGCTATTGATCAAGTACGAGCTAAAAGATGATCTAAGCGTCGATTTTACAATGCTTGACCATTTGCTTTATACACGAAGTGAATAGCTATATTTTACCTTCCAACCACTTTTTGAACGAATGGAAATTTTGGGGAGCGACTCCGTGTCCCACAGGAAACTCTTCGTATAAGTGGTCAATGTCGAGGTTTTTAAGAAACTCAGGGGCTTTCTGCGCCCATTCAGGGGGAATCACTTGATCCACCTGACCATGTGAAGCATAGATTTTTAAGTTGGAGTGGTCCTTTTCTTGATAGCCTTCTTTTAAGATCGCTTCGTTGATATAACCGCTCAAGGCCACCACGTTTTTTATTTTCTCGGGATAGGATATGGCTACGGCATAGCTCAATATCGTTCCTTGGCTAAAACCTAAAATGGTGACACGTTCCGCATCAAGGGCATAAGTCGCACAGGCCTCATCTATAAAGGCCACGATTTTATCCCTAGAACTTTTGGCCTGTTCATCATCGCTCCATTTGCCCTGTTGGGCATCAAAATTAATGGCGTACCACGCGTAACCAAAAGGCTCCAAGGGGTAAGGGGCCCGAACCGAGATGATACAAAGTTCTTCGGGAAGTTCCGGCGCAAAGGAAAACAAGTCTTCCTCATTACTTCCATAGCCATGGAACATAAAAAGAACCGGGGCTTTTCCTTCTTTGAGGCTAGAGGGTCTGATCAGGTGTTCTAATGATAGGGGGGCTGTTGTCATTGGATAAATGTAAACCATTTTTGAAAGAAATCACCAACTAGGGGAACGGAC is from Zobellia galactanivorans and encodes:
- the uvrA gene encoding excinuclease ABC subunit UvrA, which gives rise to MAEIVDVNPKYNIIIKGAKLHNLKNIDVVIPRNKLVVITGLSGSGKSSLAFDTLYAEGQRRYVESLSSYARQFLGKLDKPKVDYIKGIAPAIAIEQKVNSTNPRSTVGTTTEIYDYLKLLYARIGRTISPISGREVKKDTVTDVVEQVKTYEEGTKLLLLAPIQIDANRDTIKSLQLLSKQGYARIKYKGEVLRIDNVPDDISRNFDLVVDRIIVKDDEDFYNRLANAVDTAFFEGKGECAIEELNSKERIPFSNKFELDGMTFLEPNVHLFSFNNPYGACPKCEGYGDVIGIDEDLVVPNTALSVYENAIFPWRGESMGWYRDQLVNSSYKFDFPIHKPWFELSEEQKQLVWDGNEHFIGLHKFFGQLEEKSYKIQNRVMLSRYRGKTKCNVCHGKRLRKETDYVKIAGKNISDLVELPIKKLIPFFDDLVLDKYDSKIASRLLKEINTRLGFLDKVGLSYLTMNRKSNTLSGGESQRINLATSLGSSLVGSMYILDEPSIGLHPKDTENLIDVLLSLRDLGNTVIVVEHDEDIMKAADEVIDIGPEAGTHGGEVVAHGTLDDILKSNSLTAGYLNGTKEISVPTKRRTSPDYITIKGARENNLKNIDVTFPLNMLTVITGVSGSGKSTLVKKLLYPIILKEVGGYGEKAGQYTKVEGKYKTIKHVEFVDQNPIGRSSRSNPVTYIKAYDDIRNLFAAQKLSKIRAYQAKHFSFNVDGGRCEKCKGEGEITVEMQFMADVHLQCDTCGGKRFKKEVLEVKFHEANIDDVLNMTIDDAIAFFDIHKQNKIVNKLKPLQDVGLGYVTLGQSSSTLSGGEAQRIKLASFLVKGTTKDKALFIFDEPTTGLHFHDIKKLLKSFDALIEKGHSVIVIEHNVELIKCADYIIDLGPEGGENGGQLLAEGTPEEIIKSSTSFTAKYLKEKL
- a CDS encoding RNA polymerase sigma factor, producing MDILTKDSLLIKNYISGDEKALEILIEKHNQRLSSFIYSKVNNRDITEDIFQDTFIKVIKTLRRGTYNEEGKFLPWVMRIAHNLIIDHFRKNSRMPMFEGSDTFDIFAHIGDEKLNIERQLIKDQIDCDLEILVDELPEDQKEVLVMRIYRDMSFKEISENTGVSINTALGRMRYALINLRKIIEQNNIALTN
- a CDS encoding RNA polymerase sigma factor, which gives rise to MNQQIEDSILVRDYISGDEKALEILINRHNQRISSFIYSKVLDRDVTEDIFQDTFIKVIKTLKRGSYSEEGKFLPWVMRIAHNLIIDHFRKNKRMPMFEGNDDFNIFSVIGDDKLNAEKQLIKDQITSDLKHLIEELPDDQKEVLVMRIYKDMSFKEISENTGVSINTALGRMRYALINLRKIIDKHNIVLTN
- a CDS encoding endonuclease III domain-containing protein; the protein is MTKAEKIDFTITTLRDIYPSIPVPLDHKDPYTLLIAVLLSAQSTDVRVNKITPLLFERADNPYDMVKMSVEEIREIIKPVGLSPMKSKGIYGLSKILIDKYEGEVPKDIALLEELPAVGHKTASVVVSQAFGIPAFPVDTHIHRLMYRWGFSNGKNVVQTEKDAKRLFPKELWNDLHLQIIWYGREYSPARGWDLEKDIITKTIGRKTVIDAYYKTKKTR
- the bcp gene encoding thioredoxin-dependent thiol peroxidase yields the protein MNTLQVGDKVPDFSAKDQDGNTIKLSDYSGKKLIVFFYPKASTPGCTAEACNLRDNYQELQEQGYELLGVSADSEKRQGNFKKKYGFPFPLLADEDRTVINTFGVWGPKKFMGREYDGIHRKTFVIDENAIVTKVIDKVKTKDHAAQLLD
- a CDS encoding MBL fold metallo-hydrolase, with protein sequence MSDAFKITFLGTGTSQGIPVIGSNHPVCHSTDPKDKRLRVSLLISWKDYNYVIDCGPDFRQQMLTSQVSKLDGVLFTHEHSDHTAGLDDIRPYFFRQGDIPIYLHKRVADSLKRRFDYIFADENRYPGAPAVAVNLIDKDHRFTIGDVSVMPIEASHNRIKVLGFRIKHFTYLTDVKTISDEEAEKVKGTKFLVVNALREEPHHSHFNLEEALAFIDKIQPEKAYLTHISHMLGFHEEVEKKLPKNVHLAYDNLTLTV
- a CDS encoding alpha/beta hydrolase, with the translated sequence MTTAPLSLEHLIRPSSLKEGKAPVLFMFHGYGSNEEDLFSFAPELPEELCIISVRAPYPLEPFGYAWYAINFDAQQGKWSDDEQAKSSRDKIVAFIDEACATYALDAERVTILGFSQGTILSYAVAISYPEKIKNVVALSGYINEAILKEGYQEKDHSNLKIYASHGQVDQVIPPEWAQKAPEFLKNLDIDHLYEEFPVGHGVAPQNFHSFKKWLEGKI